The window AGACACAACTCTGTGAACTGACCTTTAAGCTGAGACTGAATTAAGTTTAACTTTTCTTGCATTCATTTGTTGTCTTTATTGTATGTAATTATATTACTACAACTGTCTGTTAGCGACATagattgttattattattaggaaaAACATTCTTAAATAATGAAATTATGAAACAGAATCAGGAGTTTCACAGAACAGATATGATTCTGTTTAAATATTAAGTATGAGATAGTAACTTATTAAACTTTGATCCTCTCAGCTATGAAATATGCTGTCATTACATCACATTATCTGACTCACTATCATCCATGAGGGCCACATTGTTTACATCCATGCTGACActcactgctttgtgtgtctgtgcagctttgtgGTGAACATTATTTCCAACAACGATGACATCGCTCTGCACATCAACCCTCGCTTTAGTGCACGCTGTGATGAAAACAAGGTGGCCGTCAACAGCTTTAAGGGGGGAGTGTGGGGTCTGGTGCTCCAGCTGGGCAATCCCTTCACCCAGGGGAAGGATTtcaaggtgtgtgtttgtgttttttttcagtgtgatCTCTGCTGGAGTTTATGTGTCACCCCCTCATCTTTGTCTTTCAGATCGTCATTAAGTTCACCCCTGATGGGTTCCAGGGGACTGT of the Parambassis ranga chromosome 8, fParRan2.1, whole genome shotgun sequence genome contains:
- the LOC114439766 gene encoding beta-galactoside-binding lectin-like; amino-acid sequence: MTGVTISNWSFKEGQTMTITGFVKSNATYFVVNIISNNDDIALHINPRFSARCDENKVAVNSFKGGVWGLVLQLGNPFTQGKDFKIVIKFTPDGFQGTVQDNPFTFPNRLEEDKYTLLRVDGGARVRSIEIK